tcctccctagcttacttcttggtcatgatatctgtgcaggaatagaaacactgactaagtcACATGTAATGCCTCAATCCATGCATGAACATACCTGGTACTTGGCAGGAGAGTGGAGTATAGGATCCCACAGGACagtattataggcagttgtgagccaattTCTGTGTGCCTGGGACTAAAGTCAGTTCCCCTACAAGAGTGGCAACTGATGCTTAATTACTCTCATGAGTATTAAGCAAAATAGTATTaaatcatatgtgtgtgaatcCTTGACATTTCTTCTAGATGTGTagtttccatataaataaaatgttaccttGTCTTACTTTTTGCTGTGACAGTGCATTCAAGCCACGTGGAACTCCATGTCCAGGTGcttctttaccttctttttgCCACCAAAGTTTACATTGGGGAACCTTCTGTTTTATGGGGCTTACTTATGGTAACTGATCATCAGGCTTTGCCGCAAGACCTACACGATCTTaccagccctcttttctttttcattttttttttgagagagggtttgtctgtgtagccctggctgtcctggaactcagtctgaagaccaagctggcctagaactcagaaatccacctgtctctgcctcccaagtgctgggattaaaggcttgagccatcaCTACCTGGTCCTATGGCTTACTTAGAAATTATCAAACACTGAGTATAACAAATGTATCCTACTCTATGTACCATGGTAAGTTCTAGTGCAGTTGGATTTAAGGGAATctactgtgtttgtgtgagtgtgtgtgtgtgtgtgtgtgtgagagagagagagagagagagagagagagagagagagagagaaggagagagggagagggagagggagagatagagagagagagagagttatttatttaaatgtctatgctgggcagtggttgggGATGCCTTTAAGCCCTGCACTTGGTACACTGAGGAGGGCAGATTTctccatttgaggccagcctggtctacagagtgagttccaagacagccagggctacacagagaaaccctgtttcaaaaacccaaaacaactacaacaaaaacaaaaaacaaaagacaaaaccaaaaagaaaacaaacaaaaaagaaacaaacaaacaaaaaaaaaacaaataaggaggAGCTATATCATAGGAAAGCCAACAAGCGCAAGTGGTAATAGGATAAATATCATTAAGCAAATGACACATGCTCTCCACTAATTCTGTAAGGGGAATAGCAGATATAGAAAAAGTAGTGGTGTTAACAGTAGGACTCTGAAGAATACCAGATACCGGAGAAGAAAATCAGAAAGCAGTATTACTCCTATTCCTATtagcactattttttttcttttgatctctATAGTTTCTTCTTTTGGGCTTATTTATGATCTTAGTAGGaactacagaaaatgtcatagtcACAATTTTGGTAAAATGTCATCCATTCTggcacactcatttaatcccagtcattgggaggcagaggcactcagaatgctgagttcaaggccagcctggtgtgcagagtgagttccaggaaagccagggctacacagagaaaccctgtcacaaataaacaaataaacaaacaaagaaacaaacaaaaaagtaatccataatcataatcttccttataaagccaaagttcCCAATCCTTCCTTTAATcgagccttctctaacattttttccagacactgtaataggattacagagaaaactaacacaGGATGCTACTCCTGTCCAGgatccagacagcgcagctttggcacaactaaaaccctgaagaaacaatgtccattgccgttataactagaactagataggccaggacctgttgaaatcctagcaactgtaattaaatctctttggggcttccagtaaacattccttgtggtctcacatttccaaacagcacagaaaataatcttctgcaccacccaactatgaccatgggatctagtcctgccatctcaaggacacatgtgaaaagaacaaatgcttaaatggtctctaagcactggatgtctacatcccacctttcagataaaaccttcacatgaccaaggatttgtggagcaggactcttttccatcatactcaagtgaacctccaaggggtaattgcttagttaagtgcctaaactgggagctgacaaagatccaaacaagatcaagcctcctggtgtaaggagggtggctttgagaattgatagaaaacacctgctatccagtaagggcaaagactacacttcaggttaatttagatggctcatagggatcctgagatgccttcatcattagtatcataatcattagaaggctcaggatctgtgtccacttggcgaaacaatcttttcagtagtcattgatctccaattcctttatgtgaaaaaacacaaacaggatctcattcccgtattaaaacagggttggggccattccaaagtattagttaaaggatctcaacatttaaccatggcatacgagctggaagtgtctggatgccagcgatgatctactgcagactgacctttagcatcagtttacaaaaaattaaaacaaataatgcaaaagtgagatgtgcttttggtgaccttggaagttaaaactcaccctgttttgttttctaaagctaatttttcagatacattcaacaattccttgtcccattggatcatgaggaatttcagttttatgttcaattccaaattccttgcaaaattgttcaaagctgtttccagtgtatgcaggcccattatctgtcttgccaactttaggcagtcccttagcagtaaaagtctgtaaacaatgaacaataacctttctagaaggttctcctcttaaagcagttgcaactagaaatcctgaaaagctgtcaatagtcatatgtgctaagagaaaaactcatatagttaagtgcctccaacaaggaaatggagagagcttacattagcagcttgacagaacatctgaaagctctacaaccaaatgaaacaaatacatccaagaggaatacatggcagggaataaacaaattcaaggccaaaatcaacaaagtagaaacaaaaagaattatacaaagaatcaacaaaaccaagagttggttctttgagaaaatcaacaagatagataaacacttagcagactaacaagaaggaatagaggaaacacgcaaattaataaaattggaatgaaaagggagatataacaacagaaactgcagaaattccaaatatcatcagatcctactacaaaagcttatactcaacaaaattgggaaatctggatgaaatggacaattttgtagacacatgccagctgccaatgttaaaacctgatcagataaaccatcaaaatagtcctataacacgtgaggaaatagattcatttattaacagtcttcccaaaacaccaccatcaccaccacaaccacaaccaccaccaccaccaccaaaaacaacaacaacaacaacaacaacaacaacaacaacacaggaccagatgtgtttgttgggaattctatcagttcttcaaagaagacctactacggatacttttcaaactattccacaaatcagaaacccgaggtatccttcacaattcattatatgaagccacagtattgcttatacataaaccaaacaaagattaaacaaggaaagagaattccagaccaatttcccttgagaacagtgatccaaaactactcaataaaattcttgctgaccgaatccaagaacgcatcaaaacagtaattcaccaggatcaaataggcttcatcacagcaatgcaagtgtggttcaatagatagaaatctttcaatgtaatccactacataaagaaactcgaaaaaaaaataccccacaagatcatttagttagatgctgagaaagcatttgacaaaattcactatcccttcatgttaaaagtcttggaatgatcaggaattcaaggcctataccaaaacatagtaaaagcaatatacagcaaaccagaagccaacatcaaactaaatagaggaaatttgaagtaatcctactaaaattatggtccagaaaatgttgcccactctttccctatttattcaatatagtacttgaagatctatctagagcatttagagaacaaaaggaggtacagtttgtaacacttgtcaaaatggtacaaactggaaaggaggtagtcaaaacatcactatttgcagatgatatgatagtatacttatgcaacccaataaaacaacactagagaactcctacaactgagaaacaatttctgccatgtggctggatgtaaaattaactcaatcaaatcagtagccttcctctactcaaaggataaataagctgagaaagaaaatagggtaatgacaccctttaccatagtcacaaataacattacatatcttggtgtcactctaagtatgcaaatgaaaaattggtatgacaagaatttcaagtctctgaagaaagaaatcaaagcagatctcagaatatggaaagatctctttcatgatcatggattggcagaattaaggtagtaaaaatggccaccttgccaaaagcaaactacagattcaatgcactcccagtcaaaactatataaccaagacatgcagaacatatttataccttaaaaaccagacagaaacaaaagtaagatggctacacacattaaattatttaaaccagaccaaaggcctggtgtggaaggcattctcttggagacatggggttaggaatgtgatgaaaaattgtgggagggaggtctgggaggaaagtaacagctgaaccgggaagtaataaaagtaaaatataaaatgtaaagaaataaaggtttacaaaccaaaaaatttaaattcatgggttctataaaatgaggctacacctggagtagcatcaaagggtgggagagaataatggatttgaatattgcaagtaggaggagccaaagggtgggaggggctttgaattccaggttaggagagatatataagggcaggtcttctaaggagaattcaaagacagaggactgcgcaggttacaggaaccctcttcattcctggtgaattggtgagttgcatgaaatgtctaaggttgctatgtaaaggggatatcaagttggggaaaatttgggagacagtggaggaggatttttggtgatttttttagcctgtatgggtgtttgattggtgaagtataaaatatgccctgtatacatgcagaagatgttatttaaatttagtagatggttcaagcctatcccataaatgtgaacagtgcagagcagtgatttgccctgatcggggcactctatggatgagctttcaagagacctcaaggggctctattcttcattctaagcacaagattgaatcctgggctgttcagaaagcctggatcaatagatagtgaggcctgtctataggacaaaggaaagaactgacaatgggatctcaagtgaccttgggaccaattgaggctccagattgcctagataaggcatagtagtggcattctgactcaaaagtgtgacatcttggatggtgtttggctgagcacgccctccttcatctaaaatctgtaaccattttggatgcatggaccacacctttaatcccaggactcggaaactaatggcaagtgggtttttgtaattgtgagccctggcttgcatgtatagtgtgaatcaggaagtcaggggcatgcacatggaaccagcctcagtctcagaagagaaagtttggagaaataaataggtgttagtggtggccggaaacgtgcatgtcctcttggcatcaggatgagaagagacacattttttgagattgctcctagagagtaaggaaaatttttattttctcgatggagcccatgttaggaggaaatcctacaggatggctcagttctttgttacacacctatagtcttagccctgcttgggaagtaacagttaggctgatccttctgaattctgtttcagccttgagttctgtttgactcacatacagcatagttcatttagcgaaactcagtcacaaaagaaaagagtacaaaaaaagtctgtgatctggccatatttccgttagatattaagttgtggctacagactggatgttacaacagggtgtgtatagctgctggattctagaggatgaaaggaggagcctgtgggagggttcttgatagggagattcaattaaggctaagtccttggtatagcacttcaatatcaggggatctggcttaggtgtatgtgccttctgacatccagagtaattagatcatcaatgctcttgtttagaatacgggagtggaaagggtccatggaaatgggacatgttccattgcccttgattctttattttgtcacagggtgtcatactgcaaggaggagaaactgggatcatgtttttccaattatgataatattcctttgtttaaaaaatatttaatcttttttacaatccagattttatcccccttctggtcctcccacggaaagttccacatcctgtaagtctagtttccttctcagggagaatgtcttcaccccaccccctacctataagaactccctgcccacttcgggcctccagtctttttagggataggtacatcttttctgagggagtacagtcccacagttttctgctgagtatgtgttgggggcctcatatcagctggtgtacgcttaattggtggttgtctagtttctgagagatcttggggggtcccggttagttgagactgctgctttctttcttctatctcttgtattctcctggtaatgattaattatcccagatctcattccttggttttcaatttccagggttgcctatatttgtctttgttatatctacttccaattctaggtcttggactgcattaataaaaactttcacttttttgattgtatcttcctgtattgcttatgggatttatgtgtttcctctctaagtgcttctacctgttcacttgcgttttcttatatttctttatgtgagttatttatatctctttaaaaggattctattatcattaagataagattttaggtcatcttcctgactttcaagtgcatttgtctatccagggcttgctgtggtgggagaagtagtttctgataatgccaaagtttactggcttctgtttctcatggtcttgctcttgcctcttgtcatatggttatagggagtttttttctggttggggtgtttctgtttgggagttttcttttttgtccctaggttgactcaagtctcatggtaggccagttgccttggatgtggcaaacctcctgtgggatcttctgactgtggaaccttcagaggggcatgtacactggtgacttgttgccctggtggcagtgtgtcttcagggaggccttcttgaagacctttgaattgtgggttctttagaggggcagagaagctggagatatgttgccctggctgtgacacatctactgggatgccttcatactgtttactcttgagaggatttgtcaagctgttgccctatgtttagctgttaaccagggaagcataagtactgtaggttttgtttccctgcatgcaaaagaattccagaaggctttcagactgtcgattcagtttctctgcatgctgcagtgcccctgggaggtcttcagactttggtgtcagttgtccatttactctgtttgcagaattcctgggtttgtgatttgacttttgtgtcagttgccctgcatgccacagaaatcctgtgaagccttcaggcttttattttcatgggcagaggcagactagctagtagtctgtcccaacaaaatttcacagccagaagtgtaggatatggaaaatttaaacattggaaatgaacattcaatagccagcttacctggactggcaacctcttgttaatactggagccaagtgcatatttatttcaatactgacaatacttgtaagatttagaaacagaggcagttgttcagaaagaatgaagctcctgtctgattcctgctctgtaacagtccaaaccaaatgctgggtaggcagtatgggtaaatcagtgctctctgtacgttttttgacgtgttttcttttactagattctccagaacatattccaataggttcggaacacacatagggctgaaggtccctccttgtatccaaaattccaaatgccttcaagtgcacccatagaaaccagacctcaaaggcttcaagagactgcaaggaacttaccctttcaagtttattacagtcccatattgaccccaacaaatccaatgcaatcaagtctttcagtccctgaaagggacctacatcagcaagagttccaaggaccatcaagaaaatcaggtaaccaaatgcaactagatcctgtactgggcccaggtttacctactttgaaaaaaccctcagggcgtctaagttatcaaatacataattgaaatcttgtttccatgttctcataggatctgtggtactgtcagagaaatatggtgaccatcaatctggccctgtgacttcaagaaaggtgcggaaggaacgcattgtgtactccaaaaaacaaaagcacctgctgcaagaacattttgataagtgtcagtacccaaaccaggatcaatgtgtgaagctggcagagttagttggtgtgacagcgagggacatcaaggtctgctcctctcttttccctcaatccaacagcaaaaatctacactttcccatcagaaactttaattttgttcttaaatgcttagggcagtgatgacagttttaggtggtggatatttatgaatcaaatgctgggactcaaatttttatcaacctggtagcaatatagaatagcattgtttccatgcagggtctcagaaacctaatcatcagagctcctgctaaaatacaggacacactggctcaatctccccagtcttatgttgtctggtcatacacaatctactttattataatatcttagccatcttgagtttcctgcttctttgtttctgacatgtgaatcattgctatacaaacaccttttatccaaaatcttcaccttgtggtcctgttaggggacaacaggcattcttctgatatcttctttcttttccagatctggtttaagaacagccgagctaagtacaagcggatggctctccagaatattacagaagctttgccagagaccaatggaagttcaaaaccagtttttgaatcaacccactttcctggttccatacctcttgttgctgctgagaatggagagcccatgtgttcaggcacatttagtgaggtttccattcccaaactcaactgcatccaggaatcttctctgcatcattatcaggccagtgatgcagacaggtgtagtcagcaggaagatctgcttgttggccatgctcccattatagattgggattctggtcaatcagcagcagttgaagcccagactgatctagcagtgactgaatctacagatgtcctagaagctgccacccattgcccagaggaggctcaaggttcaggtccatctgcagaggaactctggcaaagaatccttgacgacttggagaaatccgaggactggcttactccagtgactgaatctacagatgtcctagaagctgccacccattgcccagaggaggctcaaggttcaggtccatctgcagaggaactctggcaaagaatcattgacgactttgacatacccgaggactggcttactccagtgactgaatctacagatgtcctagaagctgccacccattgcccagaggaggctcgaggttcaggtccatctgcagaggaactctggcaaagaatccttgacgactttgacaaatccgaggactggcttactctggattacaccccaaatccaacttacttctctcagctccttgaccattcaagacatttatagtcatgaagaagtgtgttatgtacacccttcatctcagtatttgtgggaattaaccaggcctttctgtagacgttgtgtaccactgtggtttatatagaggggttgtttcaaagcaactgtaaatattcattcttcattgttacattatgttctcatgaaataaaaggagaaatagttcctgaaaattattttattacatatattatccatttacattccagtcactactgcatatgtcccactgacctatagttcttcacccaacacattaggtaaagttttcccctaatattttttaacgttttttacctttattacgatagtatcacatactataatagaataggagattaactaattcagaaagaaataaatcaggataaagtgtccttgccatttttgtttacattaaggattcagaaagtggaacaaattaagacgactaggtaaacacctaaaaccatgccaacttagctaaagttacataatattaggattcaaaccctaatttagatattaccaaattattctctaagtaaataagagacccaaaacgttattgagtataacaacttacacatgaaatatacagcactttgttttctcagaaagcaatagggcagctcttaggcattttctttgtacagtgactagaaaatcttgatatgactaggcacctcagctttaccagtaagctgatcagatatagcatatagcagtttaatagagaggtaacacttcaggtttcagaaggcagcaataattctattttggcttttatactaaatgcttattatatttaaggtgacaattgaagcatatgatgtgaaggtcattaagatttaatgacaatcattacagtgtcttgcaatgtacacacaactgtataatgcttctctggaatgaaaacagtgttgattaattggattttacatacccacacagagaaaacttaaaaaataactatcaaaggcaatgtactatgctgatgtactaaattcaaagtatgccacagaactgaaacacatgactaacaccgtgctttgttctaggagaaagctgaccagttctcagggaaagctaagcctacaccatttatcctaataaccatggcttatataaacacatcaggttcccagtaaagaaccaaatctaggaatgtaagtaaaactttgagtgttttacatctctagaacctggctaaggctacacatctatcttcaaatcagaagctgatatgaaatagagtgaggttcccagctatgatagaaaatagaaaggcttccaagcaccatattccctcaggttccaggaaagcatcatgtgagaaatagagaagtaggcaaagaggaaagctggaaacattcagctgtgatgtgattcactgtacaaggcatttaaagttcaggactggagtgaaccatcatgcttttcataatgctgggagctatccgtttaataatgttcccagataaacgcaggcatgatcgtgagggtaaccacagtcccagcttttgacagtctatctgcagtctgagcatccttcaagccactgacattctgtcccttgatctcacagatgtggttgtcagttagaaggctattactggtagcagaattatccttcactatggatgagattttaacacttctaacgataaagcaaatatccaggtgatgcacagagatagcagacacacagaagtgtggagaagccagagagcacagctaggagaatccctgttgctcagaggatcatgtcaagtactcccaggcaggaagcgtttggtttctatctccagctggggacgatcctctcccacagagtgccatatcctggttaatcagggagatagctaaccacacaggagtgcagagaggtttgagagcacagggaggaccacccctgctgctcagaggaaccagcccaaaatcctgagaacacaggtacccaggatcagcctgggacagaagacttctgatttttgtctgcatccagataagatgctgggccacagaattacatatagaaataccaccacaaggaagctagtctttcaggagtgcctaaacaaaattgtagaagaaaacttccctgacgtaaagagagagatgcctgtgaccattcaagaagcctacagaaatccaaacagactggacaagaacagatatgcacttgacaaagaaagaccattcaaacctgtaatggaaaggaaaacttatcagaattacaccagacttctcaccagagaccatgaaaacaaggagatcttgtgcagatctcatacagatcataagagaaaacaaatgctagcccagactactatacccaccaaaactcttatcaccatatatggaaaaactaagatattccatgataaaacaaaatttgcccaatatctttccacaaatccagccctacaaaggataatataaaatgccagcacaaggagggaaactacaccttagaaaaaggaagtaataatctttcaacacatccaaaagaggagaagcactcaaacataaaaattacatcaaaaataaccgggagcaacaatcacttttccttaatatctcttaatctcaatgaacataatttaccaataaaaacatagactaacagacttgatatGTAAaaaggatccagcattttgctacatagaaatctacctcagtgacaaagacaggcactccaagctacaggaccacatatgtagggaccttggtcagacctttacaaactgcctgattgttgcttccatctctgtaaatctctgtaagcctagcttatttgat
This portion of the Apodemus sylvaticus chromosome 1, mApoSyl1.1, whole genome shotgun sequence genome encodes:
- the LOC127685009 gene encoding homeobox protein DLX-4-like, whose product is GPSLYPKFQMPSSAPIETRPQRLQETARNLPFQVYYSPILTPTNPMQSSLSVPERDLHQQEFQGPSRKSGSVVLSEKYGDHQSGPVTSRKVRKERIVYSKKQKHLLQEHFDKCQYPNQDQCVKLAELVGVTARDIKIWFKNSRAKYKRMALQNITEALPETNGSSKPVFESTHFPGSIPLVAAENGEPMCSGTFSEVSIPKLNCIQESSLHHYQASDADRCSQQEDLLVGHAPIIDWDSGQSAAVEAQTDLAVTESTDVLEAATHCPEEAQGSGPSAEELWQRIL